One Lycium barbarum isolate Lr01 chromosome 5, ASM1917538v2, whole genome shotgun sequence genomic window carries:
- the LOC132641249 gene encoding uncharacterized protein At3g61260 codes for MRSIEDKGCLNYGQKQEGVGGSSMNFEFHKGTGMNRASTHHRTAASGKPTPSKWDDAQKWLVNLSRGGGGEKHHQSKTAPRNSNADDLRLIAPVPKKEDYSSGDEGDTSMIQFEVETKKVDCDESIWRINKASNNNNSASSVVRSICVRDMGTEMTPIASQEPSRTATPIRATTPAARSPISSGSSTPIRGRNGLENGQIIATIGENRGNVGTTQIVRDVEETTDNELAAKKETDHANKLNPLETRAMAWDEAERAKYMARYKREEVKIQAWENHEKRKAEMEMKRMEVKAERIKARAQEKYTNKLAAARRIAEEKRANAEAKLNEKAVKTSEKADYIRRTGHLPSSFSFKLPSSFCW; via the exons ATGAGATCCATAGAGGATAAAGGATGCTTGAATTATGGACAAAAACAAGAGGGTGTAGGAGGAAGCAGTATGAATTTTGAGTTTCATAAAGGGACCGGAATGAATCGAGCATCGACTCACCATAGAACAGCAGCCTCAGGTAAACCAACCCCATCAAAATGGGATGATGCACAAAAATGGTTAGTGAATCTTTCAAGAGGTGGAGGAGGAGAAAAACACCACCAATCTAAAACCGCCCCTCGAAACTCAAATGCTGATGACTTAAGGTTGATTGCACCagtgccaaagaaagaggactATTCGAGTGGCGATGAGGGAGACACTAGTATGATTCAATTTGAAGTGGAAACGAAGAAAGTTGATTGTGATGAATCAATATGGAGAATCAATAAGGCTTCTAATAACAACAACTCTGCATCATCCGTTGTTCGATCGATATGTGTTAGGGATATGGGAACAGAAATGACCCCAATTGCAAGTCAAGAACCATCAAGAACAGCCACACCAATTAGAGCCACAACTCCAGCAGCAAGAAGTCCAATATCTTCAGGATCTTCTACTCCTATTAGGGGCCGAAATGGGCTAGAAAATGGTCAAATTATTGCCACCATCGGTGAGAACAGGGGAAATGTAGGGACCACACAAATCGTTCGCGATGTAGAGGAAACTACTGACAATGAATTAGCAGCTAAGAAGGAAACAGACCATGCCAACAAGCTTAATCCACTGGAGACTCGCGCAATGGCTTGGGATGAGGCTGAACGTGCTAAGTACATGGCAAG GTATAAGCGCGAAGAGGTGAAAATACAAgcttgggaaaatcatgaaaagaggAAAGCTGAAATGGAAATGAAAAGAATGGAG GTGAAGGCAGAAAGAATAAAAGCAAGGGCACAAGAGAAGTACACAAACAAATTGGCAGCAGCAAGGAGAATAGCCGAAGAAAAAAGAGCCAATGCTGAAGCAAAGCTGAATGAAAAAGCTGTAAAGACATCTGAAAAGGCAGATTACATAAGGAGGACTGGTCATCTtccctcttctttctctttcaaGTTACCTTCTTCTTTCTGCTGGTAG